The Nitrospirota bacterium DNA segment CGTGCAGGAACTTGGTGCTGGCAATAATGACGGTCGCGACTCCGGTGGTGACCGCGCCGATACCGTTGACCACCAGCTTTTTCCTCCAATGGGTCCCCTTTTTGACGAGCCAACGCCGGACCATGCCCGCCTGCGACAGAGTAAAGGAGATAAACACACCGACGGCGTACAGAGGGATGAGGGCGTGGGTGTCGCCGTGGAACAGGAGGATCAGCAGGCAGGCCAGTACGCCGAGGATGATGATGCCGTTCGAGAAGACGAGCCGATCCCCGAAGGACGCCATCTGGTGGGGCATGTACCCGTCGCGCGCCATGATCGAGGCCAGGTGCGGGAATCCCGCGAATGCGCTGTTGGCGGCCAGCACGAGCAGAAGCATCGTTCCGGCCTGGACCAGGAAATACAGCAGACCTCCGCCGAAGACCGCCCGCGCGAGTTGGGATACGACGGTTTCGTCTTCCTTGGGCAGGATTCCGTACAAGTAGGTCAAGGCGCTGATTCCGAGAAACAACGTGCCCAGGATCAGCGACATGGCCACCATGGTCGTGGCGGCGTTTTTGGATTCCGGCCGCCGAAAGGCCTTCACGCCGTTCGAGATCACTTCCATACCGGTGACGGCCGTACATCCGGCGGCGAACGAGCGCAGAATCAAAAACACCGTCAGGCCTTCCGTAGCGGCCGGAGACGCCGCTGCTTGAGGGCGCAGGAGAGCGGGGTGGCCGAACAGCGCTTGAAGAAATCCCGCCGCGACCATAAGGCCGAGCGCGCCGATTGCCACGTACGTCGGAACAGCGAAAAAGCGTCCGGACTCGCGAACGCCTCGAAGATTCATGATCACGATGAAGGCAATAGTGACCAGACCGAGCGGGACGCGGTAGGGGAAAAGCGTAGGCACCGCCGACGTGACGGCCGCCACGCCGGCCGCCACGCTGACGGCGACGGTGAGGACATAGTCGATCATCAAGGCCGCCGCCGCCGTCAACGCCGGCCATTCTCCCAGGTTGGATTTGGCGACGATATACGCGCCTCCTCCCTCGGGGTATTCGAAAATGATCTGGCGGTAGGAGATCGTCAGAATGGCGACGAGAAGCACAATGGCGAGGCTGACCGGAATCGACCAGGCGACGGCGGCCGCGCCCGCCAGAATCAGCACCAACAGGATTTCTTCGGTGGCATAGGCGACGGAGGAGATCGCGTTGGAGGAAAAGACCGCGAGGGCGACCGACTTCGATAGGCGTTCATGAACGGCCTGCGCGGTTTTGAGCGGCAGGCCGACCAACACGCGCTTGAGAAGCATGGCGTTATTATCTCATAAACGCACGGAGACGGGTGAAGAGTTTAAGGCTCCTCCCTGTGCCAGAGTGGTCCATAGCGTGGGAAGTGACGCCGGATTATGCCTTGACACCGGCTTCGTCTGCACATACGATTCAGGCCGCTTGCTCGGTATTGGCAGATCGGTGTGACGTGTGACGTCCGGAGTGTCGCACCATGATCGAAGCTCTCCGAGAGTGGTGGAATCGACTGCGCGTCCAGCAGAAGCTGTCGATCATTCTGTTTGCGTGTTTTCTTCCC contains these protein-coding regions:
- a CDS encoding APC family permease, which codes for MLLKRVLVGLPLKTAQAVHERLSKSVALAVFSSNAISSVAYATEEILLVLILAGAAAVAWSIPVSLAIVLLVAILTISYRQIIFEYPEGGGAYIVAKSNLGEWPALTAAAALMIDYVLTVAVSVAAGVAAVTSAVPTLFPYRVPLGLVTIAFIVIMNLRGVRESGRFFAVPTYVAIGALGLMVAAGFLQALFGHPALLRPQAAASPAATEGLTVFLILRSFAAGCTAVTGMEVISNGVKAFRRPESKNAATTMVAMSLILGTLFLGISALTYLYGILPKEDETVVSQLARAVFGGGLLYFLVQAGTMLLLVLAANSAFAGFPHLASIMARDGYMPHQMASFGDRLVFSNGIIILGVLACLLILLFHGDTHALIPLYAVGVFISFTLSQAGMVRRWLVKKGTHWRKKLVVNGIGAVTTGVATVIIASTKFLHGAWIVIVLIPVLISWFRSVHSHYKAVAEQVSLGRDHRPPQPRRNTVIIPISGVNRAVVRALDYARSRGGDIRAVLVDVDKEETARIEIQWAQWGCGVPLVVLPSPYRSILKSLLDYIEELLQKDPEGWVTVVIPEILPARWWQNILHNQRALMLKAALLFKERVILTDVPFHLER